The Phormidium sp. PBR-2020 DNA segment GACTCGGTACGCCTTTTCTGTATCGGCGATCACCTCACCATTGAAAACAATCCAAAGACGACCCGAAACCGGTTCTAAGCGAGGGGGACGAGGATAATCCCACACCGATTCTTGTCCGGGTTTAGGCTCAATGCGTTGGGGTCGATTAAACATGAGATATAGCAAAAGTTGGTCTGAATAGGACAAAAAATAGGGGATAAGAAGGCAAGAGGCAAGAGAAAAGACGTAGGGGCGTACCCTTGTGGTCGCCCGAGGTAGGAGATTCTCTTCCAACTCAGAGTATCCTTGCTGAGTGTCAATCAGGCAATCTTCGATTGCTATAGCCTCCTAACGTCCTGTTGCACTTTCATTAGGGTAACCAGTCTCATCAGAAATCGCTAGGAGGGAGGAGTTCCCTAGGCGATCGCCGTCTTTCCGGCGAAATAATCCCGTAGTTGTTGTTCATGATCATGACAGAGACAGTCATAGGGGATCTCCGAGGGGTCAAAGGCCCGCACCCCAAGGACTTCCTGAGTATCCTGGGGATTAAACTCTCCCGTCACCTGCGCCGCCACCACAATCGAAATCGAGTGAATCCGAGGATCGCGATCGGGATGAGAATACACCCCCACCAAGCGCCCCAACTGATGCAACTGTAACCCCGTCTCCTCATAGAGTTCCCGCCGCGCCGCCGTCGGGATATCCTCTCCCCAATCAATAATCCCCCCAGGAAGTCCCCAACGGCCCGTATCCCGCCGTTGAATCAACACCAACTTTCCCGCATCCTCCCCCTCCATCAATTCCGCCACCACCGTTGTTCCCGTAATCGGGTGACGAAAAATCAGCCCCATCACCGTTTTTAAATATCGCCAAACCTGCTGTGCCAACATACCCTTAATTATCCATGTTCTAGTATTAATTCCTGATTCTCCGCAACAGCTCTTCCGTCCGCCGAACCCATTGCGGTTGTTGTTGAGCCTGATAGCGATCGCGGGCATATTCCAAGACCTCTCGGGCTTGTTGAAAGTTCCCCTGTTGCAGAAACACCAAACCCGCCCCATAATAGGCATTGGCATAGCCAGGATTCGCCTCACGAGATGCCCGAAATGCCGTCAGCGCCCCATCTAAATCACCTTCTGACAGCAAAATTGCGCCCAATTGATAATGAGCTTCTGCGTAATTTGGATTCAAGGAAATCGCCTGACGTAATGCCGATTTTGCCCGGCGAATTTGACCCCGCTCAGTATAAATCAGAGCCAAATAGTAAGACGGTTCAGGAGCATTATCCGTGTACCGTTGTGCCAAACGAAACGCCGAGAGCGCCTCATTCAAGTCCCCTTCTTGATAGTGTAGGAGTCCTAAATTATAATGAGCCACCCCCAAACGAGAGTCGAGGGCGATCGCCCGTTCCAAATACTGACGGGCCCGAGGCAGATTATTAGCCTCAAGCAGAACCGCCCCAAGATTACCATGAGCCAGAGCAAACCCCGAATCCGTCCGAACCGCCTGTAAAAACGCCTCCGCCGCCTGTTGAGCTTCTCCAGACTGACGCAACGCCAGCCCGAGATTATAGTACCCTGGAGAAAACTCTGGATCGAGTCGAACCGCCTCCCGGAAGGCGGCGATCGCCCCAGAGAGGTCATCCCGTTGCACCAACTGCAAACCCTGATTCAACGCCCGTTCTGCGGCAGAATCAAGAGGAGACGATCGCATCTCCTGAGCAACCCCCAGCAACCCTCCCGGTGGCCAGCCTCCCGCCAGCCATCCCAGCAGGGCGATCGCCCCCAAAAGCGAAACCCCTCGTCGTCCCAATCGTCCCCACACCATCACAAAGCCTCCCCAAGCATCAAAATCTGTCCTCAATTCTAGCCCCTCCCCCACCTCCTCTTCCTCCTCTTCCTCCGTGTCCTCTGTGACTCTGTGGTTCCCCTCCCCCTACTGCCTCTTGCCTCTTGCCTCTTGCCTCTTGCCCCTCTTCCCCATGACCAGCCCCTTTGATCGCGCCATAATGCAGCGTTGCCTCACCCTTGCCCGTCGGGCCCAGGGACAAACCGCCCCCAACCCCATGGTCGGGGCCGTCATCGTGCAAGAGGGGGCCATCATCGGCGAAGGCTTCCATCCTGGGGCCGGGCAACCTCACGCCGAAGTCTTCGCCCTCCAACAAGCCGGCGATCGCGCTCAGGGGGCCACCATCTACGTCAGCCTCGAACCCTGTAACCACCACGGACGAACCCCCCCCTGTTCCGAAGCCCTAGTGAAAGCTCAAGTCAGCAAAGTCATCATCGGCACCGTCGACCCCAACCCCAAAGTCGGCGGCGGCGGAATCGCCCGTCTACAAGAAGCAGGCATCGAAGTCATCATCGGCGTAGAAGAAGCCGACTGTCGTCATCTCAACGAAGCCTTCTTCCATCGCATCACCCAGAAACGTCCCTTCGGCATCCTCAAATACGCCATGACCCTCGACGGCAAAATTGCCAGCCAAGGCGGCCATAGTGCCTGGGTCACCGGAACCGCCGCCCGACAACGGGTCCATCAACTTCGCAGTCACTGTGAAGCCGTCATCGTCGGGGGCAACACCGTTCGCAACGACAATCCCCATCTCACCTGTCATAACCACGGCCCCAAAAATCCCCTACGAGTCGTCATGAGTCGTCGCCTAGACCTCCCCCCAGATGCCCGACTCTGGGATGTTAGCGAAGCCCCCACCCTCGTCGCCACCGAAACCGGCGTCAAGCCCGAATTTCAGGATCAATTACGCGATCGCGGGGTCGAAGTCCTGGCCTATCCCCAACTCACCCCCAGCGTCGTCATGGAGAATCTCTATCAACGGGGCATGATGACCGTTCTCTGGGAATGTGGAGGAGTGTTAGCGGCCCGGGCCCTATCCGAAGGCATGATTCAAAAAGTTATGGCTTTCATCGCCCCCAAACTCATCGGCGGCAATTCCGCCCCAACCCCCCTAGCTGATTTAGGTTTCAATCAGATGACCGATGCCCTCCCCCTCCAGAATTACCAATGGCATCCCATCGGCGAGGATTTGCTGTTAGAGGGCTATGTAGGGGAGAGGCAGTAGGGGGAGAAGAAGGCAAAAGGCAAGAGGCAAGAGGCAAGAGGCAAGAGGGGAACCACAGAGTCACAGAGGACACGGAGGAGAAGAAGGGAAGAGGGAAGAGGGAACAGGGAACAGGGAACAGGGGCCCTCCTCATCCTCATCCTCATCCTCCTCATCCTCATCCTCCTCATCCTCTGTGTCCTCTGTGACTCTGTGGTTCCCCTCTTGCCTTCTCCTCCCTACAAATCCAACGTCAGTTGAACGCAAGTATTATCCTCCACCGTAGCTGAAGCACCTCGGGATTCAGATATAGCTCCCTCCTGATCTCCCCGATTGGGAATCCGTTGGTCTACAGCCAACCAGTTGCGGAAAATGAGGAGACGGTCATCATTGGGGACATCCAGACGATAAATCCGTAACACCTTCTTCTGGCGACGTTGACAGCGTAAACAGGTTAAGCCGTAGCCGATTTTGTCCAGAAACCGCCGTAGAATCACCATTGGGGTGGAGTTTTTTGCTAAGCCGATGCCGGTGGTTGTTTTGATGTCTTGACGATACTTTAACGCCAACTCTGCCAGCTTTTGTAAGTCTGGATCATTATTCGAGAGTTCCCGTTCCGGGGTTTCTAGGAATTTGTGAATCCCTAAGAGGTGCATCGTTCCCACCGTGGCCCCGAGTTGGGAACGGTTGAAGTCCGGTTGAAAGATTTGACCTTGTCCTTGTTCAATCAACTGTTGGGCGACTTGGCGATCGCGCTGGGCTAGGAAGGGCCGCCCCACGGTGAGGTAGTAGTGAAGCCGCAGTTTTTGATAGGCCCCTTGGTCATCTTGTTGCACTAAGGCTGGCGTGACGGGGACTTTATAACGACGGTGGAGTTCGTATTTACGCAGGGCCCGGCGATCGCCAGACCGTTTGACTAAGCGTTTCTTACAAGCCCGATACTCGGCTTCATTCAAGTCTGAGGCCTCGACAATGGCTAGACATTCACGGTCATAGTTTTGTTGTTGCACCTCGGCGATGCGATCGTGCAGGGTGTCACAGGCGGATTTCGGGGCTTTGCGAGAACGCGATCGCCGTTTGGCGGCAGCTACGGGACAGAGTCGATGACCTTCGGCCTGTAGGGCTGCGACAATGGTACTGCGGTAATTGGCCATCGATGCGTTGAGGCGAACCCCCATTTTGGCCCAACAGCGTAGAGACTCGGCTTGGAAGCCCACATCAATATCATCAATCCCCTCAAAATCCGCTTGTTGCAACAGACGCACGTTGAGTTGAGTTAGACGTTTACCGGAGGTCAACAACCCCGGAATCGACGTAGACCCATTTCCCACCTTATTAAAGCCATAGGGGGCGGCCCAGAGGTAGCGAGGAACCGCCTCCCGCACGCGGGCCATGGCTTGGCGGACGGTGTTGGCCGATTGAACCCCCTGGGCGATCGCCCACACGGAGGTAAACAGGCCCAATTGGTCAATACTCACCCCTGTTTCTAGGGCCGGGGAAGCCAGGACGAGATCGTAGTCTTTCAGACATTCGTTAAGGTGACGGGTGCAATGATGAGCGGGATGTTTGGGATCAGCCACCGATTCGGCATCAATGCGGAGGATGCGATGTTCGGGAAATTTCTGGCGGAAATAGGCTTCGAGCGATCGCGTCCCCCAACGACTGGTGAGTTTTTGGGCTGAAAGACAGACGAACGGTTTACCGCCCTTCTCGATATAGGTTTCGAGGTCTTTGACGAAACGTTTGGGGGTGCTGTCGCTGTAGTGATGAATCTCCCAGGATTCCTCGGTACTGGGTTTCCAGGGATTGGAAATCAGAAAGGGTTGGGCATCTACAGCCGCTAGGGTGCAGAGGTACTCCAGGGCCATATCACTCAAATCGGCATCGGCGACTAACACCTGCCCCTGATTGCCTAGGGTATTTTCCATCAGCCGTTTGAGCGATCGCAACACCGCCACCCGTTGACTGCGACAGGTATCGGAATTTAAACCATGCCAGAGGACTTGTTCAACTTCATCGATGATCACCAGGGCATTCTGCCAATAGTCCGGGTCAAACTGGGCCTGAGAGTCCCCATGAAGGGAATCGATACAGAGTCCCATGCCCACCTCAGGACGTTGCGGCTGGGCCAGTTGACTGACATAGGGCAACTCAAAGCGGTGACAGAGGGCTTCAACGAGTTGCACCCGATGGCCTAAAACCAGGACTTTCTGATCTCGGGCTTTGGCTTGCTGAACCACTTGGGCCAGCAGTTGGGTTTTGCCCGTTCCCTTGGGGGAGTGAATGGCTACGAGGGGCTGATTCTCGGGAATCGTAATTTCTCCGAGATAGCGACGGTTGAGTTCTTGGGCGGGGGGAACGGTGAGGGCGTTGAGGGATTGGGCTTTCCAAGTGTTGAGGGGTACGGCCATCTCCACCGCTTGATGGAAGGCCCCGACGCCCTGGTTAGCGATGAAATCATCCACCCCTTTACCCTGATCTCCGTTCCAGGTGACGATGTTTACAGGACAACCGGCTTGATTGAGAAGATAACCCGTGCGGGCCAGGGCCGTATTGACGGCTTTAACGGTACTGGGTTTGCGATCGCGGTCAAAGACCAGGTACATGGGGCGATCGCCCTGACAAAGGCGTTGCAGTTGAGGAATCAGCCGAGATTTGCCCCGCCGCTGTCCCCATTGATCACGTTCAACACGATAGCCACCGTTAATTCCCGGCAAGGCAATGGCAGCATAGCCTGCACTGAGAAGGGTTCCAGCTTTTTTGGCCCCCTCAGTAATACAGAGAGGAATTTGGGGATGATCCAATAACCATTGCCAGAAGCCAAAGTCAGATTTAGCCTCATCGATGGCACTGTGGGAGAGAGGGACTCCAGCGCGATCGGCGATCGCCTGCCACAGATGCAAAGGAACCCGCAGGGCGAAGACTCCAGTGGCAGTTTTAGGAGGATGTTCGTATTTAATGGGTTTCCCCTCCCCATTGAGGTTCAGACCCCCTTGAGGGCGAGGCTGGTTGGGTTTGAAGCAACCCCAGAGGTCATCCTCCCCAGTCAGGAGGTTAATGCCCGAACACCACCAGCCCCCAGCTTCGATATGGCGGTAGCGTTGCAACGTCGGGCTAGAGAGACGACCATCATTACGCCGTGGCATCTCGTTGCCATAAAAGAGATAATCGTAAGGGCGGGTTCCTTCTAAAGACAGCACGTTAAGACGGGTCAGCGCCTCATCAACTTGGCTGGCTGACCATTCGAGTAAGTGATTCACAGTTGTTGGGTTAAGTTCGAGCGTATGCGAGGAGTAGTGACTGTAGCATACGCTATATGTAGCGTGTCAACGGCTTGAATTTTTTACAAAACTCTGTATTTAGGCAAGAGGCAAGAGGCAAGAGGCAAGAGGGGAAGAAAGGCAAGAGGCAAGAGGCAAGAAGAAGGGAACAGGGAACAGGGAACAGGGGGCCCTCTTCTTCTTCCTCCTCCTCCTCTTCCTCCTCCTCCTCTGTGTCCTCGGGCAGCCACAAGGGCGTGCCCCTACGTGGTTCCCCTTACTGCCTTCCCCCCCCTGTTCCCTTACAATTAATGCAGAGAACGCTACCTGGAGATGTTTTCAGGAAATTCCAGGGCGCACCTCTTGACAAATGCGTCAAATTGTAGTATGGAGTACGGATAACGTGATGCGAGTCGGCGATCGCCTACGTCAGTTCTGGCGGGCATTAACTCAAGACGAGAATGATGCCACCCGAGAAGCCTCATCCCAGGTGCGGCTGATGCAAACCACCCAGCAACTCAACAACTTGCTGCAACGGCATCAACTTCAGCCAGGAATCGATTATTGTATCAGCTTGCGATCGCGTCAAGTGCAAGTCTCGTTAGATAGCCCCCGGGCCCAGGAGATTGTGCGCACTCATCCTGAACTGCGATTACGGTTTGACGAGTTATTCGCCTGTCTTGGAGAGATGGACGGGCGAGCGGGTTATCCCTGTCGTCTAGAGAAGTCAGCGGCCTATCGGGCCAGTTGGAAGCGGGCTTCAGGCCGATAAAGCCCCCATTGTTAAGGGGGAACCCCTCACCGTCGAACAAGACGCAGGGGTTCCCCCATAGAGGTTAGCGATCGACCGATCCCATAATCACGTCGATGCTACCGAGAATGGCCACAATATCCGCCACTTTCGCCCCGCGCAGGATATGGGGCAGAATTTGCAGATTATTGAAGTCAGCGGCGCGGATTTTGAACCGCCAGGGGAAGACATTGTTATTTCCCTTGATGAACACGCCGAGTTCCCCTTTCCCGGATTCGAGGCGCACATAATGTTCCCCTTCGGGAATTTTGAAGGTGGGGGGAATCCGTTTACCCATAAACTGATAGTCAAAGTCATTCCATTCTGACTTCGGACCTTCCGCCATGCGCCGGGCTTCCAGGTTCTCAAAGGGACCTCCAGGAAGTTGTTTGAGGGCTTGACGAATGATTTTGACCGACTCGCGCATTTCACGAATCCGCACCAGATAGCGGGCGTAACAATCCCCTTCTGGTTCCCAGTGAATGTCCCAATCGAGTTCGTCGTAACATTCATAGGAATCGACTTTACGTAAGTCCCATTTGACCCCTGAGGCCCGTAGCATCGGCCCTGAGAGACCCCAGTTGATGGCTTCTTCGCGGCTAATCACACCAAGTCCTTGAATCCGACGGCGGAAGATGGGGTTATTGGTGATGAGTTTCTCGTACTCATCGACTTTGGGATCGAAGTAGTCGCAGAAGTCTTCGCATTTGTCCACCCAACCATAGGGGAGATCAGCGGCGACGCCACCGATGCGGAAGTAGTTGTTATTAATCAGCCGCTGGCCAGTGGCGGCTTCCCAGAGGTCATAAATCAGTTCCCGTTCCCGGAAGATGTAGAAGAAGGGGGTTTGTGCGCCGACATCCGCCAGGAAGGGGCCAAGCCAGAGGAGGTGGTTGGCGATGCGGTTGAGTTCCAGCATAATCATGCGGATGTAGCTGGCCCGCTTGGGAACCTCGACCCCCGCCAGTTGTTCCGGGGCGTTGACGGTGATGGCTTCGTTGAACATCCCTGCGGCGTAGTCCCAGCGACTCACGTAGGGGACGAACATGACGTTAGTCCGACTTTCGGCAATTTTCTCCATACCTCGGTGAAGATAGCCGATGACGGGTTCGCAGTCGATGACATCTTCCCCGTCGAGGGTGACAATTAGACGCAGAACGCCGTGCATTGAGGGATGGTGCGGCCCCATATTGAGCACCATCGGTTCGGTTCGAGTTTCGAGGTTAGGCATAAGGTTAGGACGTATCAGGTTGGGTTTGTCTCAGCGAAAGCTGTTAGCCTTTAAGAGGCCGGTTGCGGGTCTTGACTGCCCCGTTTCGCTGTAGTTTCGATGTATCGTTTTGTTTCAACGTTGCCCTTATTATAGGGAACATGGGGGATTAGCTTGACTGAGATTGCACAAAATTCTACGGATTTGAATTCAACCCCGTTTCAGCATATTTCGGTGTTGGCCCGTGAGGTGCTGGAGTATCTTCAGGTTCGTCCGGGGGGCCGCTATCTGGATGCAACTCTGGGGGCTGGGGGCCATAGCCGCTTGATTTTAGAGGCGGCCCCGGAGACTCGGGTGTTGGGAATTGATCGCGATGAGATGGCCCTGGAGACGGCGGGGCAGAATTTGGCGGAGTATGGCGATCGCGTCTCGTTTTGGCGGGGCAATTTTGCCGAGTTTCCCTATGATGACCATGAGTTTGATGGCATTATTGCCGATTTGGGGGTGAGTTCGGGCCAGTTGGATGTCCCGGAACGGGGGTTTAGTTTCCGTCAGGAGGCCCCCCTGGATATGCGTATGGATTGCCGACAATCTCTGACGGCGGGGGAGTTGATTAATCACGCCGATGAGCGGGAGTTAGCGGATATTTTTTATCATTATGGTGAGGAGCGCCTCTCGCGCCGGATTGCTCGGGCGATCGTGCAACAGCGACCCTTCTCGACCACCACTGAGTTGGCGGGGGCGATCGCCGCTGTGGTCCCTCGTCGCTACCGCTATGGCCGGATTCACCCGGCAACACGGACATTTCAAGGGTTACGGATTGCGGTCAATCAGGAGTTGGAGAGTTTGGAAACTTGGCTCGATCGCGCTCCTCAAGGCTTAGTCCTGGGGGGACGTATCGGCGCGATTAGTTTTCATAGTCTCGAAGATCGGCTGGTAAAACACCGCTGGCGAGACCAAGAGGGCCTTAAGGTCTTGACAAAAAAGCCCATTTGCTCCCAGGACGATGAACGAGAGGCTAACCCGCGATCGCGATCAGCCAAACTCCGCTTTGCCCAACGTCAGGAATGAATCTCAGGATCATCGAATCGAAGTTCGGTGAAAAAGTCCTAAAACCGGATAATTCGCTCAGTAGACGCCGTGTTTCACCCAAGTTTGCCCAGGATTTTCTAGGGAATTTGCCAAGTCTCAGTGCCATTGCGGTCGCTCTCGGTGAAATCTTGGGTTAGGATGACTAAGATGCGATCGCCCGACGGTGAAGAAATCAAGATTTACGCCGGACGGTTCCACAACATCGCTCACTATCCTAAAGTCACTGGCTCACAGCAGCGGTTGCCGAGTTACACTCGGCGTAATCCCTAATCTGTGATCACACCCTGTGAACTAGCCCACGAGTTGGAGATGGCATGAGTCGGGGAAAAGAAAAAAAACTCAAACTCCTCGTGGTTGACGACGAAACGGACAACCTCGATTTGCTCTATCGAACGTTTCGACGGGAGTTTCAAGTCTACAAAGCGGAAAGCG contains these protein-coding regions:
- a CDS encoding NUDIX hydrolase; the encoded protein is MLAQQVWRYLKTVMGLIFRHPITGTTVVAELMEGEDAGKLVLIQRRDTGRWGLPGGIIDWGEDIPTAARRELYEETGLQLHQLGRLVGVYSHPDRDPRIHSISIVVAAQVTGEFNPQDTQEVLGVRAFDPSEIPYDCLCHDHEQQLRDYFAGKTAIA
- a CDS encoding tetratricopeptide repeat protein translates to MVWGRLGRRGVSLLGAIALLGWLAGGWPPGGLLGVAQEMRSSPLDSAAERALNQGLQLVQRDDLSGAIAAFREAVRLDPEFSPGYYNLGLALRQSGEAQQAAEAFLQAVRTDSGFALAHGNLGAVLLEANNLPRARQYLERAIALDSRLGVAHYNLGLLHYQEGDLNEALSAFRLAQRYTDNAPEPSYYLALIYTERGQIRRAKSALRQAISLNPNYAEAHYQLGAILLSEGDLDGALTAFRASREANPGYANAYYGAGLVFLQQGNFQQAREVLEYARDRYQAQQQPQWVRRTEELLRRIRN
- the ribD gene encoding bifunctional diaminohydroxyphosphoribosylaminopyrimidine deaminase/5-amino-6-(5-phosphoribosylamino)uracil reductase RibD — encoded protein: MTSPFDRAIMQRCLTLARRAQGQTAPNPMVGAVIVQEGAIIGEGFHPGAGQPHAEVFALQQAGDRAQGATIYVSLEPCNHHGRTPPCSEALVKAQVSKVIIGTVDPNPKVGGGGIARLQEAGIEVIIGVEEADCRHLNEAFFHRITQKRPFGILKYAMTLDGKIASQGGHSAWVTGTAARQRVHQLRSHCEAVIVGGNTVRNDNPHLTCHNHGPKNPLRVVMSRRLDLPPDARLWDVSEAPTLVATETGVKPEFQDQLRDRGVEVLAYPQLTPSVVMENLYQRGMMTVLWECGGVLAARALSEGMIQKVMAFIAPKLIGGNSAPTPLADLGFNQMTDALPLQNYQWHPIGEDLLLEGYVGERQ
- a CDS encoding DUF3854 domain-containing protein yields the protein MNHLLEWSASQVDEALTRLNVLSLEGTRPYDYLFYGNEMPRRNDGRLSSPTLQRYRHIEAGGWWCSGINLLTGEDDLWGCFKPNQPRPQGGLNLNGEGKPIKYEHPPKTATGVFALRVPLHLWQAIADRAGVPLSHSAIDEAKSDFGFWQWLLDHPQIPLCITEGAKKAGTLLSAGYAAIALPGINGGYRVERDQWGQRRGKSRLIPQLQRLCQGDRPMYLVFDRDRKPSTVKAVNTALARTGYLLNQAGCPVNIVTWNGDQGKGVDDFIANQGVGAFHQAVEMAVPLNTWKAQSLNALTVPPAQELNRRYLGEITIPENQPLVAIHSPKGTGKTQLLAQVVQQAKARDQKVLVLGHRVQLVEALCHRFELPYVSQLAQPQRPEVGMGLCIDSLHGDSQAQFDPDYWQNALVIIDEVEQVLWHGLNSDTCRSQRVAVLRSLKRLMENTLGNQGQVLVADADLSDMALEYLCTLAAVDAQPFLISNPWKPSTEESWEIHHYSDSTPKRFVKDLETYIEKGGKPFVCLSAQKLTSRWGTRSLEAYFRQKFPEHRILRIDAESVADPKHPAHHCTRHLNECLKDYDLVLASPALETGVSIDQLGLFTSVWAIAQGVQSANTVRQAMARVREAVPRYLWAAPYGFNKVGNGSTSIPGLLTSGKRLTQLNVRLLQQADFEGIDDIDVGFQAESLRCWAKMGVRLNASMANYRSTIVAALQAEGHRLCPVAAAKRRSRSRKAPKSACDTLHDRIAEVQQQNYDRECLAIVEASDLNEAEYRACKKRLVKRSGDRRALRKYELHRRYKVPVTPALVQQDDQGAYQKLRLHYYLTVGRPFLAQRDRQVAQQLIEQGQGQIFQPDFNRSQLGATVGTMHLLGIHKFLETPERELSNNDPDLQKLAELALKYRQDIKTTTGIGLAKNSTPMVILRRFLDKIGYGLTCLRCQRRQKKVLRIYRLDVPNDDRLLIFRNWLAVDQRIPNRGDQEGAISESRGASATVEDNTCVQLTLDL
- a CDS encoding NAD(P)H-quinone oxidoreductase subunit H translates to MPNLETRTEPMVLNMGPHHPSMHGVLRLIVTLDGEDVIDCEPVIGYLHRGMEKIAESRTNVMFVPYVSRWDYAAGMFNEAITVNAPEQLAGVEVPKRASYIRMIMLELNRIANHLLWLGPFLADVGAQTPFFYIFRERELIYDLWEAATGQRLINNNYFRIGGVAADLPYGWVDKCEDFCDYFDPKVDEYEKLITNNPIFRRRIQGLGVISREEAINWGLSGPMLRASGVKWDLRKVDSYECYDELDWDIHWEPEGDCYARYLVRIREMRESVKIIRQALKQLPGGPFENLEARRMAEGPKSEWNDFDYQFMGKRIPPTFKIPEGEHYVRLESGKGELGVFIKGNNNVFPWRFKIRAADFNNLQILPHILRGAKVADIVAILGSIDVIMGSVDR
- the rsmH gene encoding 16S rRNA (cytosine(1402)-N(4))-methyltransferase RsmH, whose translation is MTEIAQNSTDLNSTPFQHISVLAREVLEYLQVRPGGRYLDATLGAGGHSRLILEAAPETRVLGIDRDEMALETAGQNLAEYGDRVSFWRGNFAEFPYDDHEFDGIIADLGVSSGQLDVPERGFSFRQEAPLDMRMDCRQSLTAGELINHADERELADIFYHYGEERLSRRIARAIVQQRPFSTTTELAGAIAAVVPRRYRYGRIHPATRTFQGLRIAVNQELESLETWLDRAPQGLVLGGRIGAISFHSLEDRLVKHRWRDQEGLKVLTKKPICSQDDEREANPRSRSAKLRFAQRQE